The genomic segment GCAGTGCCATCGCCCGGGTGGCGTCGATGCGATTGATCCGGGCGCGGGGATGGGCCGACCGCAGGATGCGTCCGTAGAGCAGGCCCGGCAACTTGATGTCGGCCGTGTACTTGGCGCGCCCGGTGACCTTGTCTACCGCGTCCACGCGGGTATGGGGCTTGTTGATATAAGTGTTCTTCGAAAGATCGCCCCAGCCGCCTTCGCCGGTGTCGGGGACTTCAATTTCAATTTCCCTGGGTTCACCGTCTTCCTGGATGGTGATCTTGACCTTCTTCATCTTCTGCTGCATGGCCTCACCCTCCCTTCCGCATCTTTTCGGCGGCGCTCATCACGGCCTCGAACACGTGGGGATAGGTGCCACAGCGGCAGATATTCCCGGACAGCCCCTCCCGGACCTCTTCCGGCGTCGGGTTGTCGTTGGCGTCCAGGAGCGCCTTGGAGGACACCAGGAAACCCGGTGTGCAGAATCCGCACATCAAGGCGTCCTTCTCGATAAACGCTTCCTGGAGGGGGTGCAGGTCATCGCCGTCGGCCAGCCCTTCGACGGTTTCGATTTTCCGTCCCTGGGCGTCCATGGCCAGCGTCATGCAACTGAAGACGAGCCTGCCGTCCATCACCACGGTGCAGGCGCCGCATTCACCCCGGTCGCACACCACCTTGGGACCAGTGATCTCCAGCCTGTCCCGCAGCGCGTCCGCCAGGGTCGTGCGCGCTTCCACGTCGACATTATGCGACTGTCCGTTCACGTCGAGCGTAACCGTCGCCGACATGACGCCCTCGGCCTCCTGGGCGGTCGCCGTCTTCGCACCTGAAACCAGGACGGCTGGCGCCACGGCCGCAGTCACCGCACCGGCGCCCGCGCCCTTGAGAAAACCGCGCCGCGTGAACCGGGTACCGCCATTTTCCTGCGCGGCCGATGGCTCTTCAGGCGCGGCTTTTTGTTTTCGGTCAGCCATAGGGCCTCCTTTATGCATACTGAAATCACGCTACTGACGCATGCTATCCGACAGATTCAGGTTGGCGAGTTATCGCGAATTTCGAAATCGCAGCGTATGGCTTGCTGTGGTAAACAGGATGGGAAACCACCCTTTGAATATGAAAGTCGACCCAGGCGCCGTCAAGGCCTTTCATTTCAGCTATACTGTTAAAGTTATACAAAAAAAGAAGGCGATTTCATCAAAGAAGATCCACTGGCGTTTTCCCTTGCGAATACCGCCTGAATATCCTTAATTTCAAGGGAAGAAGGACGGCAGCGTGAACTCGGATGGCTGTAGTTTTTGGTGGCCGGTCCATGCGTCGGGATGATGCTTGCAAACAGTCCGGCCGGAGGGGCCGGAAGTGGTAGCACGACAGCCGGAGAACGGGAATGAAACGTTACGCATTTGCCGCCATGGCCGGCGCCGCTGTAGGCGCCCTCGTAGGCGCGGAATTCTACCTTCGACGCCAGGACCACGCGTATAACAGGGACCGATGGTTCCACGAGGAATACGACGGCGCCCATCCCTATATCGTGTTTCACAACCGAAGTGGCTGGGAACTGATGCCCGGATACAGCGTGGCCGGCATCCGTATCAACGACTACGGGTTCCGGGGAACGGACTTTCCGAGGCGGAAGGACCCCGACGTCGTCCGCATCATGTGTCTCGGCGACTCCTGCACCTTCGGCGCGCCGGGGGACGACTCGCCCTATCCTTATCAGCTCGAACGGCAGTTGGCGCAAATGGGCCTGGGGCGTGATCACCAGGTGATCAACGCCGGCGTCGACGACCACGCGTCTATCAACGCCCAGTTGCGCCTTCCCCGGCTGCTGGCCTTCGAACCCGACATCCTGATTGTCTACATCGGCTGGAACGACATGTGGCTGGGGAATCCGAAACATTATCCGGACATGCGCAGGAAGACCCAGTCGTACTGGCATTACGGTAACGGCGGCGATACGGGGCTGAGGCTGCTGGACGAAGCCAAGGAGATCCTGGATCTGAATACCCCGCCGCCCATCGGCTCCTTCGATCTCGAGGATTTTCTACCCGAGAACTTCGAGTACAATATGCGCCGCCTCATCCGGACGGCGAAGAACGACCGGGTCCGCGTCGTCCTGACGACCCTGCCGACGCTCATCTCCGGCAACGGCGCCGAGATGTCCCTGCAAAGCCTGGACAAGCTGCGGTACCCGACGTTCCTCGCCCGGGGAGACGTCGACCGGCTCACGCAACTCTACGATATCTACGATGCCTCGATCCGCCGGCTGGCCATGGAAGAGGATACGGATCTCATCGATCTGAACGCCGCTTTTACCAGGATGGACGGCGAACGCGGCCAGTATTTCTCCGATACCTGGCATCCCACCATCGAAGGCAGCGGGATCATCGCGCAGGCGCTGGCACAGGGCCTGCGAGACCGCGACATCGTAGGATAGCCCGGACCCGTTGAGACACGTATTAAAATACACGGTGTTTCCCACGCCTCTCGGTCCCATGTACGCGGCGGCCAGCGACGCGGGCGTGTGTCGTATTACGTATGACGTCACGGTCGAAGCCTTTGAGACCGACATGCTGAACCGCTTCGGCGCGGATCTGGCCTTTGTCCCGGACGGCGACATGCTTTCAACCGTCGAAGACCAGATCACGCGGTATTTCGCCGGAGAACTGAAGGTTTTTGACATTCCCCTGGATTTTCTGCGAGGCACGCCGTTTACCCGACGGGTCTGGCGCGCGCAACAGGGTATTCCATACGGAGCGTGCCGATCCTACAAGTGGGTGGCCGAACGGGCGGGAAGGCCCAGGGCCGCCCGGGCGGTGGGCCAGGCCAACCGAAACAACGACATCAGCCTGCTGGTGCCCTGTCACCGCGTGATCGCCAATGACGGCCGCCTGGGAGGCTACGGCGGCCAGCCGGACATCAAGGCTTTTCTGCTCGATCTCGAAGGCGCGGACTACATCCGCTGACCGCTGCCGGCGCTTAGCTTACCGCGCTTTCCGCCAGGCGCTTCCCGGTGTAAAGACTGCCCATGCCGCTGGATATTCCCAACAGAGTCTACTTCGCCTACGCTTTCCAGTGCAGATACCGCGAACAGGCGCCCCGGATCAACGGCGTCCTGGACGACTGGGACCCCGAATACCTGGTACCCGACCTGGGTTTCCTGGAGAACCGACCGAAAGCCGCGGACGTCTACATGGCCTGGAACGACGAGGGCCTGTACTTCGCCGTGGACGTGCGCAAGCGAAAGCCGGTCCAGTCCCACTACGGACGGCACTGGTCCGGGGACAGCTTCCAGGTCTGGCTGGACACGCGGGACGTGAAGACTGCGCGGCGTGCAGGGCGGTACTGCCACCAGTTCAACTGCCTGCCCACCGGGGGCGGCGACGACGGTGACCGGCCTGTCGTCAAGCCCACGCAGGTCGATCGCGCCCGTGAAAAGTGGAACATGCCGGAACCGGAAGCGCTTCCCGTCGCCTCCCTGATTACGGACCGAGGCTACACCCTGGAGGTGTGCCTCCCGACTCATACGCTCAGCGGATACGATCCGGAAGAATTCCCCCGACTGGGTTTCACTTATTTCCTCAACAACTCGGAACACCCCGCCCAGTGGTGGAGCGCCGGGCGCGACCTGCGCGTCCACGTCGATCCCAGCACCTGGGGCACGGCGGTGTTAAGGAGGTAGTAGTAAGGATACCGGGTGTGCAAAATCGGCGTGGTACTTCGACCGGCAGATAAGGTGTCGGTCTGACCATCATTGAAAGGACGTAGCGTGCAAAAGGTTCAGGGATTCGGTGGGTTCTTCTTTCGGGCGATGGACCCGGCAGGACTTGCGAAATGGTATCAGGATTACCTTGGCATCAATCCTGCTCCGACGAACATGGAGATGGCGCCCTGGGTGACCGAGTCCGGCGTGACGGTTTTCTCACCCTTCGATGCCGACACGGACTACTTCGCGGCGGACAAGACTTTCATGCTGAATTTCCGCGTGGCTGATTTGGACGCGATGATCACGCAACTGAAGTCCGCGGATATCGAGGTCAGCCACGAAAGCGAGATGGAGGGCATCGGCCGCTTCGCCCGAATCCACGACCCCGAAGGAAACGCGATCGAACTTTGGGAGCCCACGTCGTGAGATTCGAGGCCGGAACATGGTGGAAGGACCGGGATCGCACTGGAAAAAAACGCCAAAGCGTTTGGAAAAGCTTCAGGTTACGGTGGGATAACAAGCTACAGGTTAAACAACACAGCATCGACCCGTCGATGAAACCCCCGTGGCACCATCCACAGACTCATAATCCAGGCTCGGCGCCAGCCACCGTTCGATGGCCTCGACGGTCATCCGCTTGCGCCGGGCGTAGTCCTCCACCTGGTCGCGTCCGATTTTTCCCACGTTGAAATACCGGGCCTCGGGGTGTCCGAAGTAGAGGCCGGCGACGGACGGCGGCGGGTCCATGGCGTAGCTTTCGGTCAGCGTAACGCCGATTCTTTCCTCGACCTGGAGCAGATCGAAGAGCCGGCGCTTCTCAGTATGGTCGGGACAGGCCGGATATCCGGGCGCCGGCCGGATCCCTCGGTACTTCTCCCGGATCAGATCTTCTCCGGAGAGATCCTCGTCCCGTCCGTATCCCCATGCGTGGCGGGCGCGTTGATGAGTGTGCTCAGCAAAAGCTTCGGCCAGCCGGTCGGCGAGTGCCTTGACCATGATGGCGCGGTAGTCGTCGTGGTCGACTTCGTACTGCCTGACCAATTCGTCGAGACCGATCCCGGCGGTGACCGCGAAGGCGCCGATGTAGTCTTCCGTGCCTTCAGGTCCCACGAAATCGGAAAGGGCGAGGCAGGGCCCGTCCGCCGACCGGGGCCGCTGCTGGCGCAGCATGTGGAACGTCGCGCGGATCTTCGAACGGGCGGCGTCATCAAAGAGCACGATATCGTTCCCGGTGGAATGGGCAGGGAAGAACCCCCATACGGCCCGGGCCCGTAGCGACTGTCCACGCACGATCTCCTCAAGCAGACTCCGCGCATCTTCGAACAACTTCCTCGCCTCATCGCCGACTTTGTCATCTTTCAGGATGGCGGGATATCGTCCCCTTAACTCCCACGCACCGAAGAAGGGCGTCCAGTCGATAAAGGGAACGAGTTCCTCCAGCGGATAGTTGTCGTCGACGCGAATCCCGGTGAAGCCAGGCACCGCGACGGTCGCTTCCGACCATTCGAGGGCGGGCCGACGCGCGCACGCCTCGGCGAAAGGCACCAGGAGCATGCGCGGCGTACGTTTTTCGTAGGTATCCCGGACCTGCTGATAGTCCTCGCGCACGCGCCGGGCATAGTTCAGCCTCAACTCGTCGCTGAGGAGGCTTCCAACCACTTCCACGGCCCTTGACGCGTCCGTCACGTGCACGGTCGGACCGTGATAGGCCGGCTCGATCTTGATGGCCGTGTGTCTCCTACTCGTCGTGGCGCCGCCGATGAGCAGGGGCAGTTCGAAGCCGTTGCGCTCGACCTCACGGGCCACGTGGATCATCTCGTGGAGCGACGGGGTGATCAGTCCGCTCAATCCGATGAGGTCGACACTTTCTTCCACGGCCGTACCGATGATCTTCTCCGCCGGGACCATGACCCCCAGGTCGATGATGCGGTAGTTGTTGCACCCCAGGACCACGCCCACGATGTTCTTCCCGATATCGTGCACGTCGCCCTTGACCGTGGCCAGGAGGATGGTCCCCTGGTACTGTCTTTCCCCGCCGTCACCGTGCTCGGCTTCCATGTGGGGCACCAGTTGGGCCACGGCCTTTTTCATGACCCGCGCACTCTTAACCACCTGCGGCAGGAACATCTTCCCATCCTGGAAGAGATCGCCGACGATGGACATCCCGGCCATCAGGGGCCCCTCGATGATGTGAAGCGGACGGTCGTAGCGTTTCAGTGCCTCGTCCATATCGGCCTCGACGTGGTCGGTGATGCCATTGACCAGGGAGTGGGAAATGCGTTCCTCCAGGCTGTCTTCCCGCCAGTCCTCGTCCTTACGCGCCCGTTCAGCCGCCGCTCCTTTCCTCGATTCGGCAAACTCCAGCAACTTTTCGGTGGCGTCGGGCCGGCGATTCAGCAGGACGTCTTCCACCATGGCGAGCGTCTCCGGGTCGATGTCCTCGTAAATCGCCAGTTGTCCCGCGTTGACGATGCCCATGTCCAGTCCGGCCTGGATGGCGTGGTACAGGAAGGCGGCGTGCATCACTTCCCGGATATGGTCGTTGCCGCGGAAGGAGAAGGAGATGTTGCTCACGCCCCCGCTGACCTTGGCCAGGGGATGCCGCTCCTTCAGCCGGCGGACGGCCTCGATGAAGCTGACGGCGTAGTCGTCGTGTTCCTCGATGCCAGTGGCCACGGTGAGAATGTTCGGATCGAAGATGATATCCGCCGGGTCCATGCCGATCTCTTCGGTGAGGATCCGGTAGGAACGGCTCAGGATCTCCACCTTGCGGTCCGTATCCGTGGCCTGCCCGTCCTCGTCGAAGGCCATCACCACCACGGCGGCTCCGTACCGTTTCGCCATGCGGGCCTGGTGCTTGAAAACCTCCTCGCCCTCTTTCAGGCTGATGGAATTGGCGATGCTCTTGCCCTGCGCGCATTTCAGGCCCGCTTCGATGACCGGCCAGCTGGAACTGTCGATCATGACGGGCGTGGCGGCGATGTCGGGTTCGGACGCGATGAGATTCAGGAAGGTGGTCATGGCCCGTTCGCTGTCGAGCAATCCTTCGTCCATGTTCACGTCGATGACGTTCGCCCCGCCCTCGATCTGCTGCCGGGCCACGCCCAGGGCTTCCTCGTATTTCTCCTGACGGACCAGCC from the Gemmatimonadota bacterium genome contains:
- a CDS encoding (2Fe-2S)-binding protein, whose amino-acid sequence is MADRKQKAAPEEPSAAQENGGTRFTRRGFLKGAGAGAVTAAVAPAVLVSGAKTATAQEAEGVMSATVTLDVNGQSHNVDVEARTTLADALRDRLEITGPKVVCDRGECGACTVVMDGRLVFSCMTLAMDAQGRKIETVEGLADGDDLHPLQEAFIEKDALMCGFCTPGFLVSSKALLDANDNPTPEEVREGLSGNICRCGTYPHVFEAVMSAAEKMRKGG
- a CDS encoding GDSL-type esterase/lipase family protein; this translates as MKRYAFAAMAGAAVGALVGAEFYLRRQDHAYNRDRWFHEEYDGAHPYIVFHNRSGWELMPGYSVAGIRINDYGFRGTDFPRRKDPDVVRIMCLGDSCTFGAPGDDSPYPYQLERQLAQMGLGRDHQVINAGVDDHASINAQLRLPRLLAFEPDILIVYIGWNDMWLGNPKHYPDMRRKTQSYWHYGNGGDTGLRLLDEAKEILDLNTPPPIGSFDLEDFLPENFEYNMRRLIRTAKNDRVRVVLTTLPTLISGNGAEMSLQSLDKLRYPTFLARGDVDRLTQLYDIYDASIRRLAMEEDTDLIDLNAAFTRMDGERGQYFSDTWHPTIEGSGIIAQALAQGLRDRDIVG
- a CDS encoding methylated-DNA--[protein]-cysteine S-methyltransferase, with product MRHVLKYTVFPTPLGPMYAAASDAGVCRITYDVTVEAFETDMLNRFGADLAFVPDGDMLSTVEDQITRYFAGELKVFDIPLDFLRGTPFTRRVWRAQQGIPYGACRSYKWVAERAGRPRAARAVGQANRNNDISLLVPCHRVIANDGRLGGYGGQPDIKAFLLDLEGADYIR
- a CDS encoding VOC family protein encodes the protein MQKVQGFGGFFFRAMDPAGLAKWYQDYLGINPAPTNMEMAPWVTESGVTVFSPFDADTDYFAADKTFMLNFRVADLDAMITQLKSADIEVSHESEMEGIGRFARIHDPEGNAIELWEPTS
- the metH gene encoding methionine synthase: MAQRPAKYILDKEPEIFGKSHLETTETHHLLDRLLAERILIIDGAMGSVLQGHALDEADYRGDAFKDHPVSLRGDLDLLSITQPDLVEQVHRQYLDAGADIIETNTFNATAISQADYGLQDRVYDINVAAAKIAKRAAVSTMAADPEHPRFVAGALGPTTRSASVASDVSDPSYRSVTFDDLVAAYGDQARGLLDGGADLLLVETQIDTLNLKAALFAINSLFDEGMRRVPLMASFCIVDASGRTLSGQTVEACWTSIRHGELYSVGINCALGATELRPYIEELSDIANLPVTCYPNAGLPNEMGGYDDTPEYMADVLGDFAEEGWLNMVGGCCGTTPGHIAAISEAVKQRGKLRVPHPVEPLSRYSGLETFTVRPDGNFTMIGERTNVTGSRKFARLVRQEKYEEALGVARQQIEGGANVIDVNMDEGLLDSERAMTTFLNLIASEPDIAATPVMIDSSSWPVIEAGLKCAQGKSIANSISLKEGEEVFKHQARMAKRYGAAVVVMAFDEDGQATDTDRKVEILSRSYRILTEEIGMDPADIIFDPNILTVATGIEEHDDYAVSFIEAVRRLKERHPLAKVSGGVSNISFSFRGNDHIREVMHAAFLYHAIQAGLDMGIVNAGQLAIYEDIDPETLAMVEDVLLNRRPDATEKLLEFAESRKGAAAERARKDEDWREDSLEERISHSLVNGITDHVEADMDEALKRYDRPLHIIEGPLMAGMSIVGDLFQDGKMFLPQVVKSARVMKKAVAQLVPHMEAEHGDGGERQYQGTILLATVKGDVHDIGKNIVGVVLGCNNYRIIDLGVMVPAEKIIGTAVEESVDLIGLSGLITPSLHEMIHVAREVERNGFELPLLIGGATTSRRHTAIKIEPAYHGPTVHVTDASRAVEVVGSLLSDELRLNYARRVREDYQQVRDTYEKRTPRMLLVPFAEACARRPALEWSEATVAVPGFTGIRVDDNYPLEELVPFIDWTPFFGAWELRGRYPAILKDDKVGDEARKLFEDARSLLEEIVRGQSLRARAVWGFFPAHSTGNDIVLFDDAARSKIRATFHMLRQQRPRSADGPCLALSDFVGPEGTEDYIGAFAVTAGIGLDELVRQYEVDHDDYRAIMVKALADRLAEAFAEHTHQRARHAWGYGRDEDLSGEDLIREKYRGIRPAPGYPACPDHTEKRRLFDLLQVEERIGVTLTESYAMDPPPSVAGLYFGHPEARYFNVGKIGRDQVEDYARRKRMTVEAIERWLAPSLDYESVDGATGVSSTGRCCVV